The following coding sequences lie in one Cloeon dipterum chromosome 1, ieCloDipt1.1, whole genome shotgun sequence genomic window:
- the tutl gene encoding protein turtle isoform X2 produces MGMCVGPLVGYIREAVTCLLALTSVCNVFLLLFFATPGVKCFQDAVHITAILGESVVFNCHVEFPGDHPVPYVLQWEKKVGDTGLEIPIYIWYDSYPTHSGEGYEGRVSRVASDSPYGLASLNLTNIRESDQGWYECKVVFLNRSPNSHKNGTWFHLDVHAPPRFGITPEDIIYVNLGDSIILNCQAEGTPTPEILWYKDQNPVEPSATTGIFNDGTELRISNIRHEDIGDYTCIARNGEGQISHTARVIIAGGAIIMVPPTNQTKLEGEKAQFSCEAKALPGNVTVKWYREGTPVKEVSSLETRVTVRRDGSLIVNPVSADDSGQYTCEVTNGIGEPQAASAHLNVEYPAKVTFTPIIQYLPFRLAGVVHCYIKANPPLQYVTWTKDKRLLEPYQTKDIVIMNNGSLLFTRVNENHQGRYTCTPYNAQGTQGSSGPMEVLVRKPPVFTLEPESLYQRKLGESVEMVCEAQEAEGTQKPVIQWSRRDGQNLQRNRIKMNGGNLTIENLRRTDFGFYQCVASNEVATIVSTTQLVVEGTQPHAPYNLTANASEFSVHLTWLPGYSGGPDFKQDYTIWYRETGASDWSTIPVTPPGSTEITIQRLTPSTDYQFQVVGKNSLGDGMFSQIIAVQTKGVKIGTGKVNPQAPEPKTPSPDEGPKPGPPRNVTVNEISNGFLINWQAPAERSHLVQYYTIRYKTDAQWKILNKGQIRAEETSYLVKNLVGGRTYYIRVYAHSLKNYESSDEVKFPVPARVKHKAITAGVVGGILFFIVAIILSVCAVKICNKRKRRKQEKALSAAYNMVACRTTDQMNGGQAAGQVPLKKSSSRRIPAVTVGAVKRLGAFFLSGLRRPPENPSPSPSPFGARSTDSEVELRAYYVRREMVYPLSSIARAADGRFVLDSASSSSSDEGGFAAAHREMLGQPAGWRRPILATPSMRSEASGESHTLPRQPLRHAIMRASSPGPLSTGTWPLHNFSDLSSVRQPSSMFMPDVSLPTPSQVASSLRSTHERYRQELPSLQAIHAEVSPRWQHVRVDVHQPAQHRLSGRHVHTTPLFRPLQPSSPEPGGQWALLPRSVRARPSPGSGGRRAALRHARSAPELRGGSPSRPSPHELSPESRSSSSGFGSKNNSQQTGSSSRSPPLPGPPYRPPPPPPLASWLRKPLPLYVMSAWPPPPYESPTSAAGRDASVDDHYEFDADLNTPVPTPSPGGPSDAYNTFLSTTSLSLTGSSSAAKHQDIEARVQAMKQEFQEYRERQARRRNKSQQQQQLESAC; encoded by the exons ATGGGCATGTGCGTGGGTCCATTAGTCGGCTATATCCGCGAGGCTGTGACCTGCTTACTTGCGCTCACCTCAGTTTGCAATGTATTCTTGTTGTTATTCTTCGCAACCCCAG GCGTCAAATGTTTCCAAGATGCAGTACACATCACTGCAATCCTTGGAGAGTCGGTGGTGTTCAACTGCCACGTCGAATTCCCAGGTGACCACCCGGTCCCGTATGTGTTACAATGGGAGAAGAAGGTAGGCGACACG GGACTGGAGATACCCATCTACATATGGTACGACAGCTACCCGACACACAGCGGTGAGGGCTACGAGGGCCGCGTGAGTAGAGTGGCCTCGGATTCTCCATATGGGCTCGCCTCGCTCAATCTCACTAACATCCGCGAGTCGGACCAGGGTTGGTATGAGTGCAAAGTCGTGTTCCTTAACCGTTCGCCTAACTCGCACAAGAACGGCACGTGGTTTCACCTGGATGTCCATG CGCCCCCACGTTTTGGTATTACCCCAGAGGATATAATTTATGTTAACCTGGGGGATTCGATAATTCTAAACTGCCAGGCTGAGGGTACCCCGACGCCTGAAATTCTGTGGTACAAAGATCAGAATCCGGTGGAGCCCTCGGCCACCACTGGCATCTTTAATGATGGAACTGAACTGCGTATCTCCAATATCAGACACGAGGATATTGGAGACTACACTTGTATAGCTCGGAATGGCGAGGGTCAGATTAGCCATACTGCCCGAGTGATCATTGCCG GGGGCGCCATCATCATGGTTCCACCCACCAACCAGACCAAACTCGAGGGCGAGAAGGCCCAGTTCTCGTGCGAGGCCAAAGCCCTGCCCGGCAATGTCACCGTGAAGTGGTACCGCGAGGGCACCCCTGTCAAGGAGGTGAGTTCCCTAGAAACCAGGGTCACCGTCCGCAGGGATGGCTCGCTCATCGTCAACCCGGTCAGCGCTGACGACTCCGGCCAGTACACCTGCGAAGTCACCAACGGCATCGGTGAACCGCAGGCCGCCTCGGCGCACCTCAACGTCGAGT aCCCTGCGAAAGTCACGTTCACGCCCATCATTCAATACTTGCCGTTCCGGCTAGCGGGGGTGGTGCACTGCTACATCAAGGCGAATCCGCCCTTGCAGTACGTCACGTGGACCAAAGACAAACGACTTCTGGAGCCATATCAAACCAAGGACATTGTCATCATGAATAATGGTTCGCTTCTCTTCACGAGG GTGAATGAGAACCACCAAGGGAGATACACTTGCACCCCCTACAATGCTCAAGGCACTCAAGGCTCGTCGGGACCCATGGAAGTGCTTGTGCGAAAGCCGCCCGTGTTTACTCTGGAGCCAGAATCGCTCTACCAACGCAAATTGGGTGAGAGCGTCGAGATGGTGTGCGAGGCGCAAGAAGCCGAGGGTACTCAAAAGCCGGTGATCCAGTGGTCTAGG CGCGACGGCCAGAACTTGCAGCGCAATAGAATCAAAATGAACGGCGGAAACCTTACAATCGAGAATTTGAGACGCACCGACTTCGGCTTCTACCAGTGTGTCGCGAGTAATGAGGTGGCTACCATTGTTTCGACGACGCAGCTTGTGGTCGAGGGAACCCAACCCCACGCGCCATACAACTTGACGGCCAACGCCAGCGAATTCTCGGTCCATCTCACTTGGCTGCCCGGCTACAGTGGCGGACCAGATTTCAAACAAGACTACACAATCTG GTACCGGGAGACCGGGGCAAGCGACTGGTCGACCATCCCTGTCACACCGCCAGGGAGCACTGAAATCACAATCCAACGCCTGACACCATCCACAGACTACCAGTTCCAGGTGGTTGGTAAAAACTCGCTTGGTGACGGCATGTTTAGCCAAATTATTGCTGTACAGACCAAAG GTGTGAAGATCGGAACTGGTAAAGTTAACCCTCAAGCTCCTGAACCAAAAACTCCATCTCCTGACGAGG GTCCAAAGCCAGGACCACCGAGGAACGTGACTGTCAACGAGATTAGCaatggatttttaatcaacTGGCAAGCACCAGCTGAGCGCTCACACTTGGTCCAGTATTATACAATTAGGTATAAAACGGATGCTCAGTGGAAGATCTTGAACAAAGGGCAGATAAGAGCTGAAGAAACATCATACTTAG TAAAAAACTTGGTGGGAGGCCGTACCTACTACATACGTGTTTATGCACACTCGCTCAAAAACTATGAAAGTAGTGATGAAGTCAAATTCCCTGTCCCTGCACGAGTCAAGCATAAGGCCATTACTGCAGGCGTAGTGGGTGGAATTCTATTCTTCATTGTGGCCATCATTCTGTCGGTCTGCGCCGTCAAAATCTGCAATAAACGCAAACGCAGGAAACAAGAGAAAG CCCTTTCTGCTGCATACAACATGGTGGCGTGCAGAACCACAGACCAAATGAATGGAGGTCAAGCAGCTGGCCAAGTGCCTTTAAAAAA ATCTAGCTCGCGCCGAATACCAGCTGTGACCGTCGGGGCCGTAAAACGCCTTGGAGCCTTCTTCCTCTCCGGCCTCCGCCGCCCTCCTGAGAACCCATCCCCCTCCCCATCCCCGTTTGGCGCCCGCTCGACCGACTCAGAAGTGGAGCTACGGGCGTATTACGTGCGTCGCGAGATGGTCTACCCGCTGTCAAGCATCGCGCGCGCTGCCGACGGCCGATTCGTGCTCGActcggccagcagcagcagcagcgacgagGGCGGCTTTGCAGCCGCGCACCGCGAGATGCTAGGGCAGCCTGCCGGCTGGCGGCGGCCCATCCTAGCGACGCCGAGCATGCGATCGGAGGCGTCAGGCGAGAGCCACACGCTGCCGCGGCAGCCACTGCGACACGCCATCATGCGCGCCTCGTCACCTGGTCCGCTCAGTACCGGCACCTGGCCCCTGCATAACTTCAGCGACCTCAGCTCGGTGCGTCAGCCAAGCTCCATGTTCATGCCAGACGTTTCACTGCCAACGCCGAGCCAGGTGGCCAGTTCGCTGCGCTCGACGCATGAGCGTTACCGACAGGAGCTGCCCTCGCTGCAGGCCATCCACGCCGAGGTGTCGCCGCGGTGGCAGCACGTACGCGTCGACGTTCACCAGCCAGCACAGCACCGCCTCTCGGGCCGCCACGTGCACACGACGCCGCTGTTCCGGCCGCTGCAGCCTAGCAGTCCGGAACCCGGCGGCCAGTGGGCGCTGCTGCCGCGGTCGGTGCGGGCGCGGCCATCAcccggcagcggcggccggcGCGCCGCGTTGCGACACGCTCGCTCCGCTCCAGAGCTACGTGGTGGCAGTCCGTCGCGACCGTCACCGCACGAGCTTTCGCCCGAGAGCCGCTCGAGCAGCAGCGGCTTCGGCAGCAAGAACAACTCTCAGCAGACGGGCAGCTCGTCGCGCTCACCGCCACTGCCGGGTCCCCCCTACCGTCCACCGCCCCCGCCACCCCTTGCCTCGTGGCTGCGCAAGCCGCTGCCCTTGTATGTGATGTCAGCGTGGCCACCACCGCCCTATGAGTCGCCTACGTCGGCTGCCGGCCGTGACGCCAGCGTCGACGACCACTATGAGTTTGATGCTGACCTAAACACACCGGTGCCGACGCCGTCGCCGGGCGGGCCGTCGGACGCGTACAACACCTTTCTGAGCACCACCTCGCTCAGCCTGACCGGGTCGTCGTCGGCGGCCAAGCACCAGGACATCGAGGCGCGCGTGCAGGCCATGAAGCAGGAGTTCCAAGAGTACCGCGAACGGCAGGCGCGCCGCCGCAACAAGAgccagcaacagcagcagctggAGAGTGCCTGCTGA
- the tutl gene encoding protein turtle isoform X5 produces MGMCVGPLVGYIREAVTCLLALTSVCNVFLLLFFATPGGAIIMVPPTNQTKLEGEKAQFSCEAKALPGNVTVKWYREGTPVKEVSSLETRVTVRRDGSLIVNPVSADDSGQYTCEVTNGIGEPQAASAHLNVEYPAKVTFTPIIQYLPFRLAGVVHCYIKANPPLQYVTWTKDKRLLEPYQTKDIVIMNNGSLLFTRVNENHQGRYTCTPYNAQGTQGSSGPMEVLVRKPPVFTLEPESLYQRKLGESVEMVCEAQEAEGTQKPVIQWSRRDGQNLQRNRIKMNGGNLTIENLRRTDFGFYQCVASNEVATIVSTTQLVVEGTQPHAPYNLTANASEFSVHLTWLPGYSGGPDFKQDYTIWYRETGASDWSTIPVTPPGSTEITIQRLTPSTDYQFQVVGKNSLGDGMFSQIIAVQTKDIYDYSNIVFPTDSDGGILIPPVMRPKGPKPGPPRNVTVNEISNGFLINWQAPAERSHLVQYYTIRYKTDAQWKILNKGQIRAEETSYLVKNLVGGRTYYIRVYAHSLKNYESSDEVKFPVPARVKHKAITAGVVGGILFFIVAIILSVCAVKICNKRKRRKQEKALSAAYNMVACRTTDQMNGGQAAGQVPLKKSSSRRIPAVTVGAVKRLGAFFLSGLRRPPENPSPSPSPFGARSTDSEVELRAYYVRREMVYPLSSIARAADGRFVLDSASSSSSDEGGFAAAHREMLGQPAGWRRPILATPSMRSEASGESHTLPRQPLRHAIMRASSPGPLSTGTWPLHNFSDLSSVRQPSSMFMPDVSLPTPSQVASSLRSTHERYRQELPSLQAIHAEVSPRWQHVRVDVHQPAQHRLSGRHVHTTPLFRPLQPSSPEPGGQWALLPRSVRARPSPGSGGRRAALRHARSAPELRGGSPSRPSPHELSPESRSSSSGFGSKNNSQQTGSSSRSPPLPGPPYRPPPPPPLASWLRKPLPLYVMSAWPPPPYESPTSAAGRDASVDDHYEFDADLNTPVPTPSPGGPSDAYNTFLSTTSLSLTGSSSAAKHQDIEARVQAMKQEFQEYRERQARRRNKSQQQQQLESAC; encoded by the exons ATGGGCATGTGCGTGGGTCCATTAGTCGGCTATATCCGCGAGGCTGTGACCTGCTTACTTGCGCTCACCTCAGTTTGCAATGTATTCTTGTTGTTATTCTTCGCAACCCCAG GGGGCGCCATCATCATGGTTCCACCCACCAACCAGACCAAACTCGAGGGCGAGAAGGCCCAGTTCTCGTGCGAGGCCAAAGCCCTGCCCGGCAATGTCACCGTGAAGTGGTACCGCGAGGGCACCCCTGTCAAGGAGGTGAGTTCCCTAGAAACCAGGGTCACCGTCCGCAGGGATGGCTCGCTCATCGTCAACCCGGTCAGCGCTGACGACTCCGGCCAGTACACCTGCGAAGTCACCAACGGCATCGGTGAACCGCAGGCCGCCTCGGCGCACCTCAACGTCGAGT aCCCTGCGAAAGTCACGTTCACGCCCATCATTCAATACTTGCCGTTCCGGCTAGCGGGGGTGGTGCACTGCTACATCAAGGCGAATCCGCCCTTGCAGTACGTCACGTGGACCAAAGACAAACGACTTCTGGAGCCATATCAAACCAAGGACATTGTCATCATGAATAATGGTTCGCTTCTCTTCACGAGG GTGAATGAGAACCACCAAGGGAGATACACTTGCACCCCCTACAATGCTCAAGGCACTCAAGGCTCGTCGGGACCCATGGAAGTGCTTGTGCGAAAGCCGCCCGTGTTTACTCTGGAGCCAGAATCGCTCTACCAACGCAAATTGGGTGAGAGCGTCGAGATGGTGTGCGAGGCGCAAGAAGCCGAGGGTACTCAAAAGCCGGTGATCCAGTGGTCTAGG CGCGACGGCCAGAACTTGCAGCGCAATAGAATCAAAATGAACGGCGGAAACCTTACAATCGAGAATTTGAGACGCACCGACTTCGGCTTCTACCAGTGTGTCGCGAGTAATGAGGTGGCTACCATTGTTTCGACGACGCAGCTTGTGGTCGAGGGAACCCAACCCCACGCGCCATACAACTTGACGGCCAACGCCAGCGAATTCTCGGTCCATCTCACTTGGCTGCCCGGCTACAGTGGCGGACCAGATTTCAAACAAGACTACACAATCTG GTACCGGGAGACCGGGGCAAGCGACTGGTCGACCATCCCTGTCACACCGCCAGGGAGCACTGAAATCACAATCCAACGCCTGACACCATCCACAGACTACCAGTTCCAGGTGGTTGGTAAAAACTCGCTTGGTGACGGCATGTTTAGCCAAATTATTGCTGTACAGACCAAAG ACATTTATGACTATAGTAATATTGTTTTTCCGACTGATTCTGATGGAGGAATTTTGATACCTCCTGTGATGAGACCGAAAG GTCCAAAGCCAGGACCACCGAGGAACGTGACTGTCAACGAGATTAGCaatggatttttaatcaacTGGCAAGCACCAGCTGAGCGCTCACACTTGGTCCAGTATTATACAATTAGGTATAAAACGGATGCTCAGTGGAAGATCTTGAACAAAGGGCAGATAAGAGCTGAAGAAACATCATACTTAG TAAAAAACTTGGTGGGAGGCCGTACCTACTACATACGTGTTTATGCACACTCGCTCAAAAACTATGAAAGTAGTGATGAAGTCAAATTCCCTGTCCCTGCACGAGTCAAGCATAAGGCCATTACTGCAGGCGTAGTGGGTGGAATTCTATTCTTCATTGTGGCCATCATTCTGTCGGTCTGCGCCGTCAAAATCTGCAATAAACGCAAACGCAGGAAACAAGAGAAAG CCCTTTCTGCTGCATACAACATGGTGGCGTGCAGAACCACAGACCAAATGAATGGAGGTCAAGCAGCTGGCCAAGTGCCTTTAAAAAA ATCTAGCTCGCGCCGAATACCAGCTGTGACCGTCGGGGCCGTAAAACGCCTTGGAGCCTTCTTCCTCTCCGGCCTCCGCCGCCCTCCTGAGAACCCATCCCCCTCCCCATCCCCGTTTGGCGCCCGCTCGACCGACTCAGAAGTGGAGCTACGGGCGTATTACGTGCGTCGCGAGATGGTCTACCCGCTGTCAAGCATCGCGCGCGCTGCCGACGGCCGATTCGTGCTCGActcggccagcagcagcagcagcgacgagGGCGGCTTTGCAGCCGCGCACCGCGAGATGCTAGGGCAGCCTGCCGGCTGGCGGCGGCCCATCCTAGCGACGCCGAGCATGCGATCGGAGGCGTCAGGCGAGAGCCACACGCTGCCGCGGCAGCCACTGCGACACGCCATCATGCGCGCCTCGTCACCTGGTCCGCTCAGTACCGGCACCTGGCCCCTGCATAACTTCAGCGACCTCAGCTCGGTGCGTCAGCCAAGCTCCATGTTCATGCCAGACGTTTCACTGCCAACGCCGAGCCAGGTGGCCAGTTCGCTGCGCTCGACGCATGAGCGTTACCGACAGGAGCTGCCCTCGCTGCAGGCCATCCACGCCGAGGTGTCGCCGCGGTGGCAGCACGTACGCGTCGACGTTCACCAGCCAGCACAGCACCGCCTCTCGGGCCGCCACGTGCACACGACGCCGCTGTTCCGGCCGCTGCAGCCTAGCAGTCCGGAACCCGGCGGCCAGTGGGCGCTGCTGCCGCGGTCGGTGCGGGCGCGGCCATCAcccggcagcggcggccggcGCGCCGCGTTGCGACACGCTCGCTCCGCTCCAGAGCTACGTGGTGGCAGTCCGTCGCGACCGTCACCGCACGAGCTTTCGCCCGAGAGCCGCTCGAGCAGCAGCGGCTTCGGCAGCAAGAACAACTCTCAGCAGACGGGCAGCTCGTCGCGCTCACCGCCACTGCCGGGTCCCCCCTACCGTCCACCGCCCCCGCCACCCCTTGCCTCGTGGCTGCGCAAGCCGCTGCCCTTGTATGTGATGTCAGCGTGGCCACCACCGCCCTATGAGTCGCCTACGTCGGCTGCCGGCCGTGACGCCAGCGTCGACGACCACTATGAGTTTGATGCTGACCTAAACACACCGGTGCCGACGCCGTCGCCGGGCGGGCCGTCGGACGCGTACAACACCTTTCTGAGCACCACCTCGCTCAGCCTGACCGGGTCGTCGTCGGCGGCCAAGCACCAGGACATCGAGGCGCGCGTGCAGGCCATGAAGCAGGAGTTCCAAGAGTACCGCGAACGGCAGGCGCGCCGCCGCAACAAGAgccagcaacagcagcagctggAGAGTGCCTGCTGA
- the tutl gene encoding protein turtle isoform X3: MGMCVGPLVGYIREAVTCLLALTSVCNVFLLLFFATPGVKCFQDAVHITAILGESVVFNCHVEFPGDHPVPYVLQWEKKGLEIPIYIWYDSYPTHSGEGYEGRVSRVASDSPYGLASLNLTNIRESDQGWYECKVVFLNRSPNSHKNGTWFHLDVHAPPRFGITPEDIIYVNLGDSIILNCQAEGTPTPEILWYKDQNPVEPSATTGIFNDGTELRISNIRHEDIGDYTCIARNGEGQISHTARVIIAGGAIIMVPPTNQTKLEGEKAQFSCEAKALPGNVTVKWYREGTPVKEVSSLETRVTVRRDGSLIVNPVSADDSGQYTCEVTNGIGEPQAASAHLNVEYPAKVTFTPIIQYLPFRLAGVVHCYIKANPPLQYVTWTKDKRLLEPYQTKDIVIMNNGSLLFTRVNENHQGRYTCTPYNAQGTQGSSGPMEVLVRKPPVFTLEPESLYQRKLGESVEMVCEAQEAEGTQKPVIQWSRRDGQNLQRNRIKMNGGNLTIENLRRTDFGFYQCVASNEVATIVSTTQLVVEGTQPHAPYNLTANASEFSVHLTWLPGYSGGPDFKQDYTIWYRETGASDWSTIPVTPPGSTEITIQRLTPSTDYQFQVVGKNSLGDGMFSQIIAVQTKDIYDYSNIVFPTDSDGGILIPPVMRPKGPKPGPPRNVTVNEISNGFLINWQAPAERSHLVQYYTIRYKTDAQWKILNKGQIRAEETSYLVKNLVGGRTYYIRVYAHSLKNYESSDEVKFPVPARVKHKAITAGVVGGILFFIVAIILSVCAVKICNKRKRRKQEKALSAAYNMVACRTTDQMNGGQAAGQVPLKKSSSRRIPAVTVGAVKRLGAFFLSGLRRPPENPSPSPSPFGARSTDSEVELRAYYVRREMVYPLSSIARAADGRFVLDSASSSSSDEGGFAAAHREMLGQPAGWRRPILATPSMRSEASGESHTLPRQPLRHAIMRASSPGPLSTGTWPLHNFSDLSSVRQPSSMFMPDVSLPTPSQVASSLRSTHERYRQELPSLQAIHAEVSPRWQHVRVDVHQPAQHRLSGRHVHTTPLFRPLQPSSPEPGGQWALLPRSVRARPSPGSGGRRAALRHARSAPELRGGSPSRPSPHELSPESRSSSSGFGSKNNSQQTGSSSRSPPLPGPPYRPPPPPPLASWLRKPLPLYVMSAWPPPPYESPTSAAGRDASVDDHYEFDADLNTPVPTPSPGGPSDAYNTFLSTTSLSLTGSSSAAKHQDIEARVQAMKQEFQEYRERQARRRNKSQQQQQLESAC; encoded by the exons ATGGGCATGTGCGTGGGTCCATTAGTCGGCTATATCCGCGAGGCTGTGACCTGCTTACTTGCGCTCACCTCAGTTTGCAATGTATTCTTGTTGTTATTCTTCGCAACCCCAG GCGTCAAATGTTTCCAAGATGCAGTACACATCACTGCAATCCTTGGAGAGTCGGTGGTGTTCAACTGCCACGTCGAATTCCCAGGTGACCACCCGGTCCCGTATGTGTTACAATGGGAGAAGAAG GGACTGGAGATACCCATCTACATATGGTACGACAGCTACCCGACACACAGCGGTGAGGGCTACGAGGGCCGCGTGAGTAGAGTGGCCTCGGATTCTCCATATGGGCTCGCCTCGCTCAATCTCACTAACATCCGCGAGTCGGACCAGGGTTGGTATGAGTGCAAAGTCGTGTTCCTTAACCGTTCGCCTAACTCGCACAAGAACGGCACGTGGTTTCACCTGGATGTCCATG CGCCCCCACGTTTTGGTATTACCCCAGAGGATATAATTTATGTTAACCTGGGGGATTCGATAATTCTAAACTGCCAGGCTGAGGGTACCCCGACGCCTGAAATTCTGTGGTACAAAGATCAGAATCCGGTGGAGCCCTCGGCCACCACTGGCATCTTTAATGATGGAACTGAACTGCGTATCTCCAATATCAGACACGAGGATATTGGAGACTACACTTGTATAGCTCGGAATGGCGAGGGTCAGATTAGCCATACTGCCCGAGTGATCATTGCCG GGGGCGCCATCATCATGGTTCCACCCACCAACCAGACCAAACTCGAGGGCGAGAAGGCCCAGTTCTCGTGCGAGGCCAAAGCCCTGCCCGGCAATGTCACCGTGAAGTGGTACCGCGAGGGCACCCCTGTCAAGGAGGTGAGTTCCCTAGAAACCAGGGTCACCGTCCGCAGGGATGGCTCGCTCATCGTCAACCCGGTCAGCGCTGACGACTCCGGCCAGTACACCTGCGAAGTCACCAACGGCATCGGTGAACCGCAGGCCGCCTCGGCGCACCTCAACGTCGAGT aCCCTGCGAAAGTCACGTTCACGCCCATCATTCAATACTTGCCGTTCCGGCTAGCGGGGGTGGTGCACTGCTACATCAAGGCGAATCCGCCCTTGCAGTACGTCACGTGGACCAAAGACAAACGACTTCTGGAGCCATATCAAACCAAGGACATTGTCATCATGAATAATGGTTCGCTTCTCTTCACGAGG GTGAATGAGAACCACCAAGGGAGATACACTTGCACCCCCTACAATGCTCAAGGCACTCAAGGCTCGTCGGGACCCATGGAAGTGCTTGTGCGAAAGCCGCCCGTGTTTACTCTGGAGCCAGAATCGCTCTACCAACGCAAATTGGGTGAGAGCGTCGAGATGGTGTGCGAGGCGCAAGAAGCCGAGGGTACTCAAAAGCCGGTGATCCAGTGGTCTAGG CGCGACGGCCAGAACTTGCAGCGCAATAGAATCAAAATGAACGGCGGAAACCTTACAATCGAGAATTTGAGACGCACCGACTTCGGCTTCTACCAGTGTGTCGCGAGTAATGAGGTGGCTACCATTGTTTCGACGACGCAGCTTGTGGTCGAGGGAACCCAACCCCACGCGCCATACAACTTGACGGCCAACGCCAGCGAATTCTCGGTCCATCTCACTTGGCTGCCCGGCTACAGTGGCGGACCAGATTTCAAACAAGACTACACAATCTG GTACCGGGAGACCGGGGCAAGCGACTGGTCGACCATCCCTGTCACACCGCCAGGGAGCACTGAAATCACAATCCAACGCCTGACACCATCCACAGACTACCAGTTCCAGGTGGTTGGTAAAAACTCGCTTGGTGACGGCATGTTTAGCCAAATTATTGCTGTACAGACCAAAG ACATTTATGACTATAGTAATATTGTTTTTCCGACTGATTCTGATGGAGGAATTTTGATACCTCCTGTGATGAGACCGAAAG GTCCAAAGCCAGGACCACCGAGGAACGTGACTGTCAACGAGATTAGCaatggatttttaatcaacTGGCAAGCACCAGCTGAGCGCTCACACTTGGTCCAGTATTATACAATTAGGTATAAAACGGATGCTCAGTGGAAGATCTTGAACAAAGGGCAGATAAGAGCTGAAGAAACATCATACTTAG TAAAAAACTTGGTGGGAGGCCGTACCTACTACATACGTGTTTATGCACACTCGCTCAAAAACTATGAAAGTAGTGATGAAGTCAAATTCCCTGTCCCTGCACGAGTCAAGCATAAGGCCATTACTGCAGGCGTAGTGGGTGGAATTCTATTCTTCATTGTGGCCATCATTCTGTCGGTCTGCGCCGTCAAAATCTGCAATAAACGCAAACGCAGGAAACAAGAGAAAG CCCTTTCTGCTGCATACAACATGGTGGCGTGCAGAACCACAGACCAAATGAATGGAGGTCAAGCAGCTGGCCAAGTGCCTTTAAAAAA ATCTAGCTCGCGCCGAATACCAGCTGTGACCGTCGGGGCCGTAAAACGCCTTGGAGCCTTCTTCCTCTCCGGCCTCCGCCGCCCTCCTGAGAACCCATCCCCCTCCCCATCCCCGTTTGGCGCCCGCTCGACCGACTCAGAAGTGGAGCTACGGGCGTATTACGTGCGTCGCGAGATGGTCTACCCGCTGTCAAGCATCGCGCGCGCTGCCGACGGCCGATTCGTGCTCGActcggccagcagcagcagcagcgacgagGGCGGCTTTGCAGCCGCGCACCGCGAGATGCTAGGGCAGCCTGCCGGCTGGCGGCGGCCCATCCTAGCGACGCCGAGCATGCGATCGGAGGCGTCAGGCGAGAGCCACACGCTGCCGCGGCAGCCACTGCGACACGCCATCATGCGCGCCTCGTCACCTGGTCCGCTCAGTACCGGCACCTGGCCCCTGCATAACTTCAGCGACCTCAGCTCGGTGCGTCAGCCAAGCTCCATGTTCATGCCAGACGTTTCACTGCCAACGCCGAGCCAGGTGGCCAGTTCGCTGCGCTCGACGCATGAGCGTTACCGACAGGAGCTGCCCTCGCTGCAGGCCATCCACGCCGAGGTGTCGCCGCGGTGGCAGCACGTACGCGTCGACGTTCACCAGCCAGCACAGCACCGCCTCTCGGGCCGCCACGTGCACACGACGCCGCTGTTCCGGCCGCTGCAGCCTAGCAGTCCGGAACCCGGCGGCCAGTGGGCGCTGCTGCCGCGGTCGGTGCGGGCGCGGCCATCAcccggcagcggcggccggcGCGCCGCGTTGCGACACGCTCGCTCCGCTCCAGAGCTACGTGGTGGCAGTCCGTCGCGACCGTCACCGCACGAGCTTTCGCCCGAGAGCCGCTCGAGCAGCAGCGGCTTCGGCAGCAAGAACAACTCTCAGCAGACGGGCAGCTCGTCGCGCTCACCGCCACTGCCGGGTCCCCCCTACCGTCCACCGCCCCCGCCACCCCTTGCCTCGTGGCTGCGCAAGCCGCTGCCCTTGTATGTGATGTCAGCGTGGCCACCACCGCCCTATGAGTCGCCTACGTCGGCTGCCGGCCGTGACGCCAGCGTCGACGACCACTATGAGTTTGATGCTGACCTAAACACACCGGTGCCGACGCCGTCGCCGGGCGGGCCGTCGGACGCGTACAACACCTTTCTGAGCACCACCTCGCTCAGCCTGACCGGGTCGTCGTCGGCGGCCAAGCACCAGGACATCGAGGCGCGCGTGCAGGCCATGAAGCAGGAGTTCCAAGAGTACCGCGAACGGCAGGCGCGCCGCCGCAACAAGAgccagcaacagcagcagctggAGAGTGCCTGCTGA